Proteins encoded in a region of the Dethiosulfovibrio russensis genome:
- a CDS encoding DUF2207 domain-containing protein, with protein MRLAKAVALFILGLFLCAMPIEAAEVISDFRSDVSVEIDGTVKVTETISVVAEGRNIKRGIFRDFPTVYERPEGGTVTVPFEVSEVTRDGRPEKWSTEALSNGVRVKIGDPDHLLSRGEHRYTICYTTARQIGFYEEYDELYWNVTGNGWIFPIEKASCTVNLPEGAKILQTGAWTGIQGSKDRHAVMEAEGGEASFAITRPLAPREGLTIALSWPKGIVAPPAKNAYFMTDHGLELAFGGTALIGLLYFFWAWLKVGKDPKKGIVVPRFLPPDGMSPAAVRQLSIMGFDGRSFSSAIISLAVKGYLVISEEEGFFKKYKITKTSKDRRKGALPPEEKRLFDTLLGSRESILLKQENHETLGAAKEALSDSLNAEYGRLYDNNLGYGIIGVLIMTAILVPSFFLFGRGEEEIFFGLGVTVATLVMGFMVMGLVKNLRRTWRENSGFKAFFKILIKTLGLLLMLFLMLMAISLAFYVLSPICAMTMPIIAFIPVFFIPILRAPTKEGRILMDEIEGFSMYVKVTEEDRLNLLNPPERTPELFERYLPYALALGLEQKWGEKFASVLSSVDSGDGGYNPTWYVGSAPLYAAGMGDFASSLGSSFSDAISSASTAPGSESAFSGGGGGGGSAGGGGGGGGGGGW; from the coding sequence ATGAGGCTGGCGAAAGCGGTCGCCCTCTTTATTCTGGGGCTCTTTCTCTGTGCTATGCCGATCGAGGCGGCGGAGGTCATATCCGATTTCCGAAGCGACGTATCCGTCGAGATAGACGGTACCGTCAAGGTGACGGAGACCATATCGGTAGTAGCGGAAGGCCGTAACATAAAGAGAGGAATATTCAGGGACTTCCCCACCGTCTACGAGAGACCCGAAGGAGGAACCGTGACGGTCCCCTTCGAGGTGAGCGAGGTGACGAGAGACGGAAGACCCGAGAAGTGGAGTACCGAGGCACTGTCCAACGGAGTCAGGGTAAAGATAGGGGACCCGGATCACCTTCTATCCAGGGGGGAACACCGCTACACGATATGTTACACGACCGCCCGTCAGATAGGCTTTTACGAGGAATACGACGAGCTATACTGGAACGTCACGGGGAACGGCTGGATCTTCCCCATAGAAAAGGCCTCCTGCACCGTAAACCTCCCGGAAGGGGCCAAGATACTCCAGACCGGAGCCTGGACCGGGATACAGGGATCGAAGGACAGACACGCCGTCATGGAGGCGGAGGGAGGCGAGGCATCCTTCGCCATCACCAGACCCTTAGCTCCGAGGGAAGGGCTTACCATAGCCCTGTCCTGGCCTAAGGGAATCGTAGCTCCTCCGGCTAAAAACGCCTATTTCATGACCGATCACGGTCTTGAACTGGCGTTCGGAGGGACCGCCTTGATCGGTCTACTCTACTTCTTCTGGGCCTGGTTGAAGGTCGGCAAAGACCCTAAGAAGGGCATCGTCGTCCCGAGGTTTCTGCCTCCCGATGGCATGTCTCCCGCTGCTGTAAGACAGCTGTCCATAATGGGCTTCGACGGCAGGTCCTTTTCCTCCGCCATAATATCCCTGGCGGTAAAGGGGTATCTGGTGATATCCGAGGAGGAGGGCTTCTTCAAAAAGTACAAGATAACGAAGACCTCTAAAGACAGGCGAAAGGGAGCCCTTCCTCCGGAGGAGAAAAGACTGTTCGACACCCTGCTGGGCAGCAGGGAAAGCATCCTGCTGAAACAGGAAAATCACGAAACCCTGGGAGCGGCGAAGGAAGCCCTTTCGGACAGTCTTAACGCCGAATACGGAAGGCTCTACGATAACAACCTCGGCTACGGGATAATAGGGGTGCTGATCATGACGGCCATACTGGTTCCGTCGTTCTTCCTGTTCGGAAGAGGAGAAGAAGAGATCTTCTTCGGACTGGGGGTAACCGTGGCCACATTGGTCATGGGCTTCATGGTCATGGGCTTGGTCAAAAACCTGCGAAGAACATGGAGGGAGAACTCCGGCTTCAAGGCCTTCTTCAAGATCCTGATAAAAACGCTGGGATTGCTTCTGATGCTTTTCTTGATGCTGATGGCCATCTCTCTGGCCTTCTACGTACTCTCGCCCATATGCGCCATGACCATGCCCATAATAGCCTTCATACCGGTGTTCTTTATTCCCATACTGAGGGCACCTACCAAAGAGGGCAGGATCCTGATGGACGAGATAGAGGGATTCTCCATGTACGTCAAGGTTACGGAGGAAGATCGCCTCAACCTCCTGAACCCTCCGGAGAGGACCCCCGAGCTGTTCGAGAGGTACCTGCCCTACGCCCTGGCTCTGGGACTGGAGCAAAAATGGGGAGAGAAGTTCGCATCGGTGCTCTCCTCCGTCGATTCAGGAGACGGCGGATATAACCCGACGTGGTACGTGGGATCCGCTCCTCTGTACGCAGCAGGAATGGGAGATTTCGCGTCCTCCCTGGGATCCTCCTTCTCGGACGCGATCTCCTCGGCCTCTACCGCCCCGGGATCGGAGTCCGCCTTTTCCGGAGGCGGAGGTGGCGGTGGTTCTGCTGGCGGAGGCGGAGGCGGTGGAGGTGGCGGCGGCTGGTAG
- a CDS encoding LemA family protein, whose protein sequence is MGTSAIILSAIAAVGALWAIMAYNGLVKKRTMVEEAWSGISVQLKRRHDLIPNLMNTVKGYASHEKEVFEKVSEARSASMSAGSVGDSAKAESMLTGALRSLFAVAEAYPDLKANENFVQLQGQLSSLEDEIQMARRYYNGSARNLNIAVQTFPTNLIASTFGFKKAEFFELEDRSEGEVPLVSF, encoded by the coding sequence ATGGGAACATCGGCGATCATACTATCGGCGATTGCGGCAGTCGGGGCTCTTTGGGCCATCATGGCCTACAACGGTCTCGTCAAGAAGAGGACCATGGTCGAGGAGGCCTGGAGCGGGATATCGGTCCAGCTAAAACGCAGACACGACTTGATACCGAACCTTATGAACACGGTAAAGGGATACGCATCCCACGAGAAAGAGGTGTTCGAAAAGGTATCCGAGGCCAGATCGGCTTCCATGTCGGCAGGATCGGTAGGCGACTCCGCGAAGGCCGAATCCATGCTGACCGGAGCTCTGAGGAGCCTCTTCGCAGTGGCCGAGGCCTATCCCGACCTGAAAGCCAACGAGAACTTCGTCCAGCTTCAGGGACAGCTTTCCTCCCTGGAGGACGAGATCCAGATGGCGAGACGTTACTACAACGGCTCTGCCAGAAACCTGAACATAGCGGTACAGACCTTCCCGACCAACCTGATCGCGTCGACGTTCGGATTCAAGAAGGCCGAGTTCTTCGAGCTGGAGGACCGCTCCGAGGGAGAAGTTCCTCTGGTGTCCTTCTAG
- a CDS encoding PD-(D/E)XK nuclease family protein gives MALRIYEYRKVGSMKPILSRISREQGNPVVYLVPGSSDREWLKDILLEEGAFGREAFRIWRWDDLYREACSAAGSVPMVQIDPPDHWLALYHLVRESLTRWSDLMPPGTGQSSFVQTLGETVRELIREEVPPEALSEALYPDGEDHPEEPSWLLANLYRRYLELLRSRGLMDSAAVSTEMASLIGENPEAAKWLRRWRIVLVGFYSFTHSQLGMVRAMVRNGADVTLLSPEAGLEGEYGAPSQLEGADVTRSKSCKTGCFSISGGAARGELETVVRDLALWSSGEGPLADIGKFPGWGEVGMTVDARSTSLASEVLRRYSVPFRRSEGRTVAETILWDTVRRAWDCYRDGWQPEPTAELLCLPWFCHGLSERRLVMASPRGLKGWRDLASSEESLAEPLERVVAFAEAVGKGGTAEELLTAMKRLVTSSPDWREVLSSRLEDRPELDEVILELGSAVQELDRKLDRIAELQADLGDPGKAVLKGGDGMAFLSVWAESAVVWPGASRSGTMTLYGGTPPVLAHHPIWAFCGVTAKNWPGPMAESPLLGDCHKELLHDMDLRGSRLDRTHLPLMSEKRAQREVLFRRILACGDDLVILSYPSLDGAGRPLPESSFIGGALRDRWIDELGKEVRSVGNVLPRWEEPALLPSEVQEPPRGIVTARPDRRLPSDPITAEIRSIRLSSIDSFAACPFMFRCSQILGLEPPERPGYDGRLAGTAAHRLWRDVWKAYEVDRDADLASLACDIWPSVLEEVYRGLLYSPDLKRRGDALLKDILKTADYLSELEDIGLRDMRVASFLEWELPVLELDGILFTGIADRIDLLDDGTVLIWDYKSGGSSKYGRSLQLACYARSLELSDSLPFEISRVGGYGFICQRDQKVVGAADEDLREFLGLSPRSRVALDTRLKDASDVIEAAAFAANSGLFPPNYDNDQACRNCPYSGLCRRGELHGREDDEDDDR, from the coding sequence ATGGCTTTGAGAATATACGAATACAGAAAAGTAGGATCGATGAAACCGATCCTGTCGAGGATTTCGAGGGAACAGGGCAACCCGGTGGTCTACCTCGTCCCAGGATCGTCCGATCGGGAGTGGCTCAAGGATATCCTGCTCGAAGAGGGAGCCTTCGGCAGGGAGGCCTTCCGTATCTGGCGTTGGGATGACCTATATCGAGAGGCCTGCTCCGCCGCGGGATCGGTGCCTATGGTGCAGATCGATCCGCCCGACCACTGGCTGGCCCTTTATCATCTGGTTCGGGAAAGCCTGACCAGATGGAGCGATCTCATGCCTCCGGGGACAGGACAATCGAGTTTCGTTCAGACCCTGGGGGAGACGGTTAGGGAGCTCATAAGGGAGGAGGTTCCTCCGGAAGCCCTGTCGGAGGCTCTGTACCCCGACGGAGAGGATCATCCTGAAGAGCCGTCCTGGCTGCTGGCGAACCTCTACCGTCGTTATCTGGAGCTGTTGAGATCCAGAGGCCTTATGGACAGCGCCGCGGTCTCCACCGAGATGGCATCCCTTATCGGGGAAAATCCGGAGGCGGCAAAATGGCTTCGGCGATGGAGGATCGTTCTGGTCGGCTTCTACAGCTTTACCCACTCTCAGCTCGGCATGGTACGGGCCATGGTGAGAAATGGGGCGGACGTCACCTTGCTGTCTCCCGAGGCGGGATTGGAAGGAGAGTACGGAGCCCCTTCCCAGCTGGAGGGAGCGGATGTTACAAGGTCGAAGTCTTGTAAGACTGGGTGTTTCTCCATATCGGGAGGAGCGGCCAGAGGAGAGCTGGAGACCGTGGTCCGGGATCTGGCCCTCTGGAGCTCCGGCGAAGGCCCCTTGGCGGATATAGGGAAATTCCCTGGCTGGGGAGAGGTCGGGATGACTGTAGACGCCAGGTCTACCTCTTTGGCCTCGGAGGTGCTGCGGCGCTACTCCGTGCCGTTCAGGAGGTCCGAGGGCCGCACCGTGGCGGAGACGATCCTGTGGGACACTGTCAGGAGGGCCTGGGATTGCTACAGGGACGGATGGCAGCCCGAACCTACGGCGGAGCTTCTCTGTCTGCCCTGGTTTTGCCACGGTCTTTCGGAGCGGAGGCTTGTTATGGCCTCTCCCAGAGGTCTCAAGGGGTGGCGGGATCTGGCCTCCTCGGAGGAGAGTCTAGCTGAACCTCTGGAGAGAGTGGTTGCATTTGCCGAAGCCGTCGGAAAAGGTGGCACCGCCGAGGAGCTTCTGACCGCGATGAAAAGACTGGTGACCTCCTCTCCGGATTGGCGGGAAGTGCTGTCCTCACGGTTGGAGGACCGTCCCGAACTGGACGAGGTCATCCTGGAGCTTGGATCGGCGGTCCAGGAATTGGATCGAAAGCTCGACCGAATCGCCGAGCTCCAGGCCGACCTGGGCGATCCGGGAAAAGCGGTTTTGAAAGGCGGCGACGGAATGGCGTTTCTCTCCGTCTGGGCAGAAAGCGCCGTCGTATGGCCCGGAGCCTCCCGAAGCGGAACGATGACCCTTTACGGAGGCACCCCCCCGGTGTTGGCCCATCATCCTATCTGGGCCTTCTGCGGGGTTACCGCTAAGAATTGGCCCGGACCCATGGCGGAGTCGCCCCTTCTCGGCGACTGCCACAAGGAACTACTTCACGACATGGATCTCAGGGGCAGCAGGCTGGACAGGACCCATCTGCCTCTCATGTCGGAGAAAAGGGCTCAGAGGGAGGTCCTGTTCAGGAGAATTCTGGCCTGTGGCGACGACCTGGTAATACTGTCTTATCCGTCTTTGGACGGGGCGGGGCGCCCACTGCCGGAGAGCTCCTTTATCGGAGGCGCCTTGAGAGATCGTTGGATAGACGAATTGGGGAAAGAGGTCCGTTCGGTGGGGAACGTACTTCCCCGCTGGGAGGAACCGGCGTTACTGCCATCGGAGGTCCAGGAACCGCCCAGGGGGATCGTGACGGCCAGGCCGGACCGTCGGTTGCCCTCGGATCCGATCACGGCGGAGATCCGCTCCATAAGGCTCAGCTCGATAGACTCCTTCGCGGCCTGCCCCTTCATGTTCAGATGCTCCCAGATACTGGGTCTCGAACCTCCGGAGAGGCCGGGATACGACGGACGACTGGCCGGAACGGCGGCTCACAGACTATGGAGGGACGTCTGGAAGGCCTACGAGGTCGATAGAGACGCGGATCTGGCCTCTCTGGCCTGCGATATCTGGCCCTCCGTCCTCGAGGAGGTTTACAGAGGGTTGCTCTACTCTCCAGATCTCAAGCGAAGAGGCGACGCTCTTTTGAAGGACATCCTCAAAACCGCCGATTATCTGAGCGAACTCGAGGATATCGGACTCAGAGACATGAGGGTCGCGTCCTTTCTCGAGTGGGAGCTGCCGGTCCTCGAGCTCGATGGGATTCTCTTTACGGGCATAGCGGACAGGATAGACCTGTTGGACGACGGAACCGTGCTGATATGGGACTACAAATCCGGAGGTTCCTCGAAATACGGTCGTTCTCTTCAGTTGGCCTGTTACGCCAGGTCTCTCGAGCTGTCGGACAGCCTGCCCTTCGAGATATCCCGAGTGGGAGGATACGGCTTTATCTGTCAGAGGGATCAGAAGGTCGTGGGAGCCGCCGACGAGGATCTTCGGGAGTTTCTGGGGCTCTCTCCCAGGAGTAGGGTCGCCCTGGACACTCGGTTGAAAGACGCCTCGGATGTGATAGAGGCAGCCGCATTCGCCGCCAATTCCGGGCTTTTCCCTCCGAACTACGATAACGATCAGGCCTGTAGAAACTGTCCCTACAGCGGCCTCTGTCGCAGAGGCGAGCTCCACGGAAGGGAGGACGACGAAGATGACGATCGATAG